The proteins below are encoded in one region of Ricinus communis isolate WT05 ecotype wild-type chromosome 6, ASM1957865v1, whole genome shotgun sequence:
- the LOC8281294 gene encoding glucosamine inositolphosphorylceramide transferase 1 produces the protein MGVSGGVNGSSSCSSSSTDGTTNGSSCCEKTSMKCWCRWRWEYQNHLFHYRLLSSGFVFFLCCFVLYGSIGIFYAWLMFNKPLNGGDAAVMGLNSVGCRQDNEGSWSIGVFYGHSPFSLKPIETMNVWKDDSAAWPVANPVITCASVSDAGFPSNFVADPFLYIQGDIIYIFYETKNSITMQGDIGVAKSTDKGATWQQLGIALDEDWHLSYPYVFDYLGEIYMMPEGSAKGELRLYRAINFPLQWTLEKILIKKPLVDSFVIKHDGEFWLFGSDHSSFGTKKNGQLEIWHSSSPLGPWKPHKKNPIYNVDKSLGARNGGRPFVYDGNLYRIGQDCGETYGRRVRVFKVETLTKDNYNEVEVSLGFEEPSKGRNDWNGARYHHLDVQQLSTGEWIGIMDGDRVPSGDSVRRFILGCASLAAVIAIIMVLGVLLGAVKCIVPLNWCAYYSGKRSDTLLVWERPNVFSSKVRRFCGRLNRAASSLRAKIRPNTWAGKLALAVIFLAGVALMCTSVKNVYGGNGAEEPYPLNGYHSQFTLLTMTYDARLWNLKMYVKHYSSCSSVKEIVVVWNKGIPPKLSDLDSAVPIRIRVENKNSLNNRFKKDSLIKTRAVLELDDDIMMTCDDIERGFNVWRQYPDRIVGFYPRYISGSPLKYRGEKYARTHKGYNMILTGAAFIDSKLAFERYWGEEAKAGREMVDKNFNCEDVLLNYLYANASSSKTVEYVRPTWAIDTSKFSGAAISRNTQAHYKIRSSCLQKFSEMYGSLAGRKSEFDRRKDGWDL, from the exons ATGGGGGTTTCGGGAGGTGTTAATGGTAGCAGCAGCTGCAGTAGCAGTAGTACAGATGGTACAACAAATGGGAGTTCTTGTTGTGAAAAGACGAGCATGAAGTGTTGGTGCAGGTGGAGATGGGAATACCAAAATCATTTGTTCCATTATAGATTACTTTCCTCGGgctttgtattctttttatgttgttttgttttgtaCGGTTCAATTGGTATTTTTTATGCCTGGCTTATGTTTAATAAGCCTCTTAATGGAGGTGATGCTGCTGTTATGGGTTTAAACTCTGTTGGGTGTCGTCAAGATAATGAAGGTTCTTGGTCTATTGGTGTTTTCTATGGTCACTCTCCCTTCTCTTTGAAACCAATTGAAACT ATGAATGTGTGGAAAGATGATAGTGCAGCCTGGCCTGTGGCTAACCCAGTTATCACCTGTGCTTCAGTCTCAGATGCTGGCTTCCCCAGTAATTTTGTTGCTGatccttttctttatattcag GgagatattatttatatattttatgaaacaaagaattcaattacCATGCAAGGAGATATTGGAGTTGCAAAAAGTACTGATAAGGGAGCAACATGGCAGCAATTGGGCATTGCCTTGGACGAGGATTGGCATCTCTCTTATCCTTATGTATTCGACTATCTTGGTGAA ATTTACATGATGCCTGAGGGAAGTGCGAAGGGAGAACTTCGACTTTATCGAGCAATTAATTTCCCATTGCAATGGACGCTGGAAAAGATTCTTATAAAGAAGCCACTTGTTGATTCCTTTGTCATCAAACATGATGGAGAATTTTGGCTTTTTGGTTCAGATCATAGTAGTTTTGGAACTAAGAAAAACGGACAGCTGGAAATCTGGCACAGTAGTTCACCTCTTGGTCCTTGGAAACCGCACAAGAAGAATCCAATTTATAATGTTGACAAAAGCCTGGGAGCTAGAAATGGGGGCAGACCATTTGTATATGATGGCAACCTGTATCGCATTGGTCAGGACTGTGGTGAAACATACGGAAGGAGAGTGCGAGTGTTCAAAGTGGAAACTCTTACCAAGGATAACTACAACGAAGTTGAAGTCTCTTTGGGGTTTGAAGAGCCTAGCAAGGGACGTAATGACTGGAATGGTGCTCGTTACCATCATCTTGATGTACAGCAGTTAAGTACTGGTGAGTGGATTGGGATAATGGATGGGGATCGTGTACCTTCAGGAGATTCTGTCCGTCGGTTTATTCTTGGCTGTGCTTCCCTTGCAGCAGTGATAGCAATTATTATGGTATTGGGTGTGCTGCTTGGAGCTGTAAAATGTATTGTCCCCCTCAATTGGTGTGCTTATTACTCAGGGAAGAGAAGTGATACTCTCTTGGTTTGGGAAAGGCCAAATGTGTTTTCTTCAAAAGTAAGACGGTTTTGTGGCCGCTTGAACAGAGCAGCTTCATCTCTCCGAGCAAAAATAAGACCTAATACATGGGCGGGAAAATTGGCTTTGGCAGTGATATTTTTGGCTGGAGTTGCACTAATGTGTACGAGTGTTAAAAATGTCTATGGAGGCAATGGTGCTGAAGAACCTTACCCTTTAAATGGTTATCACTCTCAATTTACTCTATTGACAATGACATACGATGCTCGCCTTTGGAATCTGAAAATGTATGTTAAGCATTACTCGAGTTGTTCTTCCGTGAAAGAGATCGTTGTGGTTTGGAACAAAGGGATACCTCCCAAATTGAGTGATCTGGATTCTGCTGTGCCTATTAGAATCAGAGTAGAAAACAAGAATTCTCTAAACAATCGGTTCAAAAAGGACTCTCTGATTAAGACTCGTGCTGTTCTTGAGCTTGATGATGATATTATGATGACTTGTGATGATATTGAGCGGGGATTCAATGTGTGGCGCCAATATCCGGACCGGATTGTTGGGTTTTATCCTAGATACATTAGTGGAAGCCCCCTGAAGTATAGGGGTGAAAAGTATGCCCGGACTCATAAAGGGTATAACATGATTCTTACTGGAGCAGCTTTCATAGACAGCAAATTGGCATTTGAGAGGTACTGGGGCGAGGAGGCTAAGGCAGGCAGGGAAATGGTGGacaaaaatttcaattgcgAGGACGTTCTGCTGAATTACCTGTATGCAAATGCGAGCTCATCTAAGACTGTCGAGTATGTCAGACCAACATGGGCAATAGACACATCAAAGTTTTCAGGTGCTGCAATCAGCAGAAATACACAAGCGCATTACAAGATAAGAAGTAGTTGCCTCCAGAAATTCTCAGAAATGTATGGAAGTTTAGCCGGCCGGAAGTCGGAATTCGACCGGCGGAAGGATGGTTGGGATCTATAG
- the LOC8281293 gene encoding phytol kinase 1, chloroplastic isoform X1 yields the protein MSLFSLHPTLSLLLLRRHVHTSTSHFLSPPPPPILPHRHRHRHHFLYPSPRATTASPSLLIPRFSVSSGALLQDAGATAAVLAGAYGLVLTFDTLTQRNIIQQTLSRKLVHILSGLLFAVSWPIFSNSVEARYFASIVPLVNCLRLVINGLTLATDEGLIKSVTREGNPKELLRGPLYYVLVLIFCALVFWRESPVGVMALAMMCGGDGVADIMGRRFGSAKLPHNHQKSWAGSISMFISGFLISIGMLYYYSALGYFELDWMWTIQRVAWVALVATLVESLPSTETVDDNISVPLTSMLAAYLSFGF from the exons ATGAGCCTTTTCTCATTACATccaactctctctctcctccttctTCGCCGCCACGTACACACTTCCACCTCTCATTTCCTCTCTCCTCCACCACCTCCCATCCTCCCCCACCGCCACCGCCACCGCCACCACTTTCTCTATCCTTCACCTCGTGCAACTACAGCTTCCCCTTCCTTGCTCATTCCTCGCTTCTCCGTTTCCAGCGGAGCTCTACTTCAAGATGCCGGTGCTACTGCTGCTGTACTCGCCGGCGCGTACGGTTTAGTTCTGACTTTCGATACTCTCACTCAACGAAACATCATCCAGCAG ACATTGAGCAGGAAACTAGTTCATATATTATCCGGATTGCTTTTCGCCGTTTCTTGGCCTATTTTCAG CAACTCAGTAGAGGCTCGCTACTTTGCTTCTATAGTACCACTTGTTAATTGCTTAAGGCTCGTTATCAATGGACTCACTTTGGCTACCGATGAAGGGCTTATAAAATCCGTTACTCGAGAAGGAAACCCAAA GGAATTGCTAAGAGGTCCTTTGTATTATGTTCTTGTATTGATCTTCTGTGCTTTAGTCTTTTGGCGTGAGTCTCCTGTTGGGGTGATGGCATTGGCAATGATGTGTGGTGGGGATG GTGTCGCTGATATTATGGGTAGAAGATTTGGGTCAGCAAAACTTCCACATAATCATCAGAAGAGCTGGGCCGGTAGCATATCTATGTTCATTTCTGGATTCTTGATTTCTATCGG GATGCTGTATTACTATTCAGCTTTGGGATATTTCGAGTTGGACTGGATGTGGACAATTCAAAGGGTTGCTTGGGTTGCTTTAGTGGCAACATTAGTGGAGTCACTTCCAAGTACTGAGACAGTGGATGACAATATATCTGTTCCTTTAACAAGCATGTTAGCAGCATATTTAAGTTTTGGCTTCTAG
- the LOC8281293 gene encoding phytol kinase 1, chloroplastic isoform X2, translating to MSLFSLHPTLSLLLLRRHVHTSTSHFLSPPPPPILPHRHRHRHHFLYPSPRATTASPSLLIPRFSVSSGALLQDAGATAAVLAGAYGLVLTFDTLTQRNIIQQTLSRKLVHILSGLLFAVSWPIFRELLRGPLYYVLVLIFCALVFWRESPVGVMALAMMCGGDGVADIMGRRFGSAKLPHNHQKSWAGSISMFISGFLISIGMLYYYSALGYFELDWMWTIQRVAWVALVATLVESLPSTETVDDNISVPLTSMLAAYLSFGF from the exons ATGAGCCTTTTCTCATTACATccaactctctctctcctccttctTCGCCGCCACGTACACACTTCCACCTCTCATTTCCTCTCTCCTCCACCACCTCCCATCCTCCCCCACCGCCACCGCCACCGCCACCACTTTCTCTATCCTTCACCTCGTGCAACTACAGCTTCCCCTTCCTTGCTCATTCCTCGCTTCTCCGTTTCCAGCGGAGCTCTACTTCAAGATGCCGGTGCTACTGCTGCTGTACTCGCCGGCGCGTACGGTTTAGTTCTGACTTTCGATACTCTCACTCAACGAAACATCATCCAGCAG ACATTGAGCAGGAAACTAGTTCATATATTATCCGGATTGCTTTTCGCCGTTTCTTGGCCTATTTTCAG GGAATTGCTAAGAGGTCCTTTGTATTATGTTCTTGTATTGATCTTCTGTGCTTTAGTCTTTTGGCGTGAGTCTCCTGTTGGGGTGATGGCATTGGCAATGATGTGTGGTGGGGATG GTGTCGCTGATATTATGGGTAGAAGATTTGGGTCAGCAAAACTTCCACATAATCATCAGAAGAGCTGGGCCGGTAGCATATCTATGTTCATTTCTGGATTCTTGATTTCTATCGG GATGCTGTATTACTATTCAGCTTTGGGATATTTCGAGTTGGACTGGATGTGGACAATTCAAAGGGTTGCTTGGGTTGCTTTAGTGGCAACATTAGTGGAGTCACTTCCAAGTACTGAGACAGTGGATGACAATATATCTGTTCCTTTAACAAGCATGTTAGCAGCATATTTAAGTTTTGGCTTCTAG
- the LOC8281292 gene encoding SEC12-like protein 1: protein MEQRGRGIVTCGSWIRRSDNVNLVVLGKSRTSNSSSSVLDIFSFDPITTSLAPSPLASYVLEETEGDVVAIAVHPSGDDFICSTTKGGCKLFELHGQETNLKLLAKELPPLQDVGTQKCLVFSVDGSRFASGGVDGHLRILEWPSQRIIADERRAHKSFRDMDISLDSAFLASTSTDGSARIWNVEDGAPLTTVTRNSDEKIELCRFSKDGTKPFLFCAVQRGDKATTAVYDISTWKKIGYKRLLKKPACIMSVSLDGKYLALGSKDGDICVAEVKKMEVSHWSRRLHLGTCITSLEFCPSQRVVLTTSDEWGAVVSKLNVPADWKEWQIYLLLVGLFLASAVAFYIFFENSDSFWNFPLGRNQPARPKFGSVLQDPQSSDDVFGPLDM, encoded by the exons ATGGAGCAGCGTGGGCGTGGAATAGTTACATGTGGGTCATGGATCCGGAGATCCGACAACGTTAATTTGGTTGTGTTGGGCAAGTCGAGGACCTCCAATTCATCTTCTTCTGTGCTTGACATCTTCTCGTTTGATCCAATTACTACGTCTCTCGCTCCCTCTCCTTTG GCAAGTTATGTACTAGAAGAAACTGAAGGTGATGTAGTAGCAATTGCAGTGCATCCAAGTGGAGATGATTTTATATGTTCCACAACTAAAGGTGGTTGCAA ATTATTTGAGTTGCATGGCCAAGAAACAAACTTAAAGTTGTTGGCTAAAGAATTACCTCCTTTACAAGATGTTGGTACGCAGAAATGCCTAGTCTTTAGTGTTGATGGATCTAGATTTGCCTCTGGAGGAGTG GACGGACATCTCAGAATTTTGGAGTGGCCAAGCCAACGCATAATTGCAGATGAAAGAAGAGCACACAAGTCCTTCCGGGATATGGATATTAG TCTAGATTCAGCATTTTTAGCTTCGACATCTACGGATGGTTCTGCAAGAATATGGAATGTAGAAGATGGTGCGCCTTTGACTACTGTGACGCGCAACTCG GATGAAAAGATTGAATTATGTCGATTCTCTAAAGATGGAACTAAACCATTTTTGTTTTGTGCTGTTCAGAGAG GTGATAAAGCTACCACTGCTGTTTATGACATAAGTACGTGGAAGAAAATTGGGTATAAGAGGCTGCTTAAGAAACCTGCTTGTATAATGTCTGTCAGCCTGGATGGGAAATATCTTGCTCT AGGAAGCAAGGATGGTGACATCTGTGTAGCTGAAGTAAAGAAAATGGAAGTTAGCCATTGGAGCAGGAGGCTGCACCTTGGTACATGCATTACATCTTTAGAATTCTGTCCCAGTCAGAG GGTTGTACTCACTACATCTGATGAATGGGGGGCAGTAGTCAGTAAGCTAAATGTTCCTGCAGATTGGAAAG AATGGCAGATTTATTTGCTGCTTGTAGGGCTATTTTTGGCATCTGCTGTTGcattttacattttctttGAGAATTCTGATTCATTTTGGAACTTCCCTTTGGGGAGAAATCAACCTGCAAGACCGAAGTTCGGTTCAGTTTTGCAAGACCCACAGTCCTCCGATGATGTATTTGGGCCTTTAGATATGTGA